One part of the Arachidicoccus terrestris genome encodes these proteins:
- a CDS encoding GNAT family N-acetyltransferase, whose amino-acid sequence MQALPILFLKTYGSERPIYQKTFTHEGRGEPAEIIFRSFTAKDVFQIFHWVNQPYSARFWQMKGKSPYTLREQLTETMQDPNAYILIGCYNGKPVCEIDVYQVKGKTSELDRYIPNATSADCGLHFLMAPPKQTFKGLSTMMLRAFMDAYFAYPYAGDLYAEPDELNTLANRLALRSGFSFQKRINLSDKMASLYRITKTEFLARAPQTPL is encoded by the coding sequence ATGCAAGCACTGCCCATCTTGTTTTTAAAAACCTATGGATCGGAAAGGCCGATCTATCAAAAAACTTTCACTCACGAAGGGAGAGGGGAACCGGCTGAAATCATCTTTCGAAGCTTTACTGCAAAAGATGTCTTCCAGATCTTCCACTGGGTCAACCAGCCTTATTCCGCCCGTTTCTGGCAAATGAAAGGAAAATCTCCCTACACCTTGCGGGAGCAATTGACGGAAACCATGCAAGATCCCAACGCCTATATCCTGATAGGTTGCTATAACGGCAAGCCTGTCTGCGAGATCGATGTCTATCAGGTAAAGGGGAAGACCAGCGAACTGGACCGGTATATCCCTAATGCGACTTCTGCCGACTGCGGCCTGCATTTTCTGATGGCACCACCAAAACAGACCTTTAAGGGGCTATCGACTATGATGCTGCGCGCTTTTATGGATGCCTACTTCGCCTATCCTTACGCCGGCGACCTCTACGCCGAACCGGATGAACTCAATACGCTGGCGAACCGATTGGCCCTGCGTTCCGGTTTCAGCTTTCAAAAAAGGATCAACCTGTCGGATAAAATGGCCAGCCTCTATAGGATCACCAAAACGGAGTTTCTTGCCCGCGCACCACAGACACCACTTTAA